In Fusarium oxysporum f. sp. lycopersici 4287 chromosome 11, whole genome shotgun sequence, the following are encoded in one genomic region:
- a CDS encoding CMGC/CK2 protein kinase codes for MVRISSNLLTPSKGSDIGIVLEYVDNIDFRTLYPRFNDLDIRYYTRELLKALDFTHSQGVMHRDVRPHNVVIDHENRKLRLIGWSSADFYRPDEDLDVCVGLWKAPELLLNYERYDFSIDMWCFGAMLAAMIFRKEPFFLGVSRIDQLKQIAEVLGTDKLYRFVNEYDLELDDEELEALGQHHEQAWTDFINSDNERLVSDEALSLIDQLLRFDPKERLTTAEALRHPYYEMLLSESRAGPMSRWA; via the exons ATGGTCCGAATATCATCAAATTTATTGACGCCGTCCAAG GGGTCCGATATCGGCATCGTCCTTGAATACGTAGACAACATAGATTTTCGGACGTTGTATCCTCGGTTTAATGACCTCGATATTCGATATTATACCCGCGAGCTGCTGAAAGCTTTGGACTTCACCCATAGCCAGGGTGTCATGCACCGTGATGTTAGACCGCACAATGTGGTGATTGACCACGAGAACAGAAAG CTCCGACTAATAGGCTGGAGCTCAGCAGATTTCTACCGACCCGACGAAGATCTGGATGTTTGTGTAGGCCTTTGGAAGGCACcagagcttcttctcaactaCGAACGATACGACTTCAGCATAGATATGTGGTGCTTCGGGGCTATGCTTGCAGCCATGATCTTCAGAAAGGAACCATTTTTCCTCGGGGTTTCGCGCATTGATCAACTGAAGCAAAttgctgaagtccttggCACAGACAAACTGTACCGCTTTGTCAATGAATATGACCTTGAgttggatgatgaggaaCTTGAAGCTCTGGGTCAACATCACGAGCAAGCTTGGACGGATTTTATCAATTCGGATAATGAGAGACTCGTATCTGATGAGGCTCTGAGTCTTATTGACCAGCTTCTACGATTTGACCCGAAG GAACGACTCACGACTGCTGAAGCTCTTAGGCACCCATATTATGAAATGTTGCTTTCTGAATCACGAGCAGGTCCAATGAGTAGGTGGGCTTAG
- a CDS encoding CMGC/CK2 protein kinase — translation MSNISDHDIQILRDEKTDLYLNAVKMAPIHPESGAGQFYDMSPPKRLGRGRHAIVFECRDPSGRIYAMKLFKQDSRDRIRRELEIFQYLENGPNIIKFIDAVQGEEGSDIGIVLEYVDNIDFRTLYPRFNDLDIRYYTRELLKALDFTHSQGVMHRDVRPHNVVIDHENRKLRLIGWSSADFYRPDEDLDVCVGLWKAPELLLNYERYDFSIDMWCFGAMLAAMIFRKEPFFLGVSRIDQLKQIAEVLGTDKLYRFVNEYDLELDDEELEALGQHHEQAWTDFINSDNERLVSDEALSLIDQLLRFDPKERLTTAEALRHPYYEMLLSESRAGPMSRWA, via the exons AACGGATCTATATCTGAATGCCGTGAAGATGGCACCAATCCATCCGGAGTCGGGGGCGG GGCAGTTCTATGATATGTCGCCCCCAAAGCGATTAG gacgaggaagacatGCAATCGTATTCGAATGCCGAGACCCAAGCGGTCGCATCTATGCTATGAAACTATTCAAGCAAGACAGCAGAGACAGGATCCGTCGCGAACTCGAGATATTCCAATATCTCGAAAATGGTCCGAATATCATCAAATTTATTGACGCCGTCCAAGGTGAGGAG GGGTCCGATATCGGCATCGTCCTTGAATACGTAGACAACATAGATTTTCGGACGTTGTATCCTCGGTTTAATGACCTCGATATTCGATATTATACCCGCGAGCTGCTGAAAGCTTTGGACTTCACCCATAGCCAGGGTGTCATGCACCGTGATGTTAGACCGCACAATGTGGTGATTGACCACGAGAACAGAAAG CTCCGACTAATAGGCTGGAGCTCAGCAGATTTCTACCGACCCGACGAAGATCTGGATGTTTGTGTAGGCCTTTGGAAGGCACcagagcttcttctcaactaCGAACGATACGACTTCAGCATAGATATGTGGTGCTTCGGGGCTATGCTTGCAGCCATGATCTTCAGAAAGGAACCATTTTTCCTCGGGGTTTCGCGCATTGATCAACTGAAGCAAAttgctgaagtccttggCACAGACAAACTGTACCGCTTTGTCAATGAATATGACCTTGAgttggatgatgaggaaCTTGAAGCTCTGGGTCAACATCACGAGCAAGCTTGGACGGATTTTATCAATTCGGATAATGAGAGACTCGTATCTGATGAGGCTCTGAGTCTTATTGACCAGCTTCTACGATTTGACCCGAAG GAACGACTCACGACTGCTGAAGCTCTTAGGCACCCATATTATGAAATGTTGCTTTCTGAATCACGAGCAGGTCCAATGAGTAGGTGGGCTTAG